The Vicia villosa cultivar HV-30 ecotype Madison, WI linkage group LG1, Vvil1.0, whole genome shotgun sequence genome includes a region encoding these proteins:
- the LOC131644611 gene encoding adenosine kinase 2-like: protein MALEGVLLGMGNPLLDISAVVDEEFLKKFDIQLNNAILAEDKHKSMYDEMSAKFNVEYIAGGATQNSIKVAQWLLQVPGATSYIGCIGKDKYGEEMTKNSRLAGVNVQYYEDENTPTGTCAVCVVGGERSLIANLAAANCYKVDHLKKPENWALVEKAKYFYIAGFFLTVSPESIQLVGEHAAAKNKVFTMNLSAPFICEFFKDVQNKALPYVDYVFGNETEARTYSKVHGWETDNVEEIALKLSQLPKANEARKRITVITQGADPVCVAKDGKVTLYPVILLPKEKLVDTNGAGDAFVGGFLAQLVQEKPIEECVRAGCYAANVVIQRSGCTYPEKPDFH from the exons ATGGCGTTGGAAGGTGTTCTCCTCGGTATGGGTAATCCTCTTCTCGACATTTCTGCTGTTGTCGACGAAGAATTCTTGAAAAA GTTTGACATCCAGTTGAACAATGCCATTCTCGCCGAAGATAAGCATAAATCTAT GTACGATGAAATGTCTGCCAAATTTAACGTGGAATATATTGCCGGAG GTGCTACTCAAAATTCAATCAAGGTTGCTCAG TGGTTGCTTCAAGTACCTGGAGCCACTAGTTACATTGGTTGCATAGGAAAGGACAAGTATGGCGAGGAAATGACCAAGAACTCTAGACTTGCTGGTGTAAAT GTTCAATATTATGAAGATGAAAATACACCTACAGGAACTTGCGCTGTTTGTGTGGTTGGTGGCGAAAG GTCACTTATTGCCAACTTAGCAGCTGCAAATTGCTACAAGGTTGATCATTTGAAGAAACCCGAAAACTGGGCATTAG ttgAAAAGGCCAAGTATTTCTATATTGCTGGCTTTTTCCTCACTGTATCCCCTGAATCCATTCAATTAGTTGGCGAACATGCTGCTGCAAAAAACAAG GTCTTCACGATGAACCTTTCTGCACCCTTTATCTGTGAGTTCTTCAAGGACGTACAGAACAAAGCTCTTCC ATATGTTGACTATGTTTTTGGAAATGAGACAGAAGCAAGAACATATTCCAAAGTGCATGGCTGGGAG ACTGACAATGTTGAGGAGATAGCTCTAAAGCTATCCCAGTTGCCAAAAGCAAATGAAGCTCGGAAAAGGATTACTGTTATCACACAGGGTGCTGATCCCGTGTGTGTTGCTAAAGACGGGAAAGTGACATTGTACCCTGTTATACTATTACCTAAAGAGAAATTAGTTGATACAAACGGAGCAG GAGATGCTTTTGTTGGAGGATTCCTTGCACAATTGGTTCAGGAGAAGCCTATTGAAGAATGTGTGAGAGCTGGGTGTTATGCAGCAAATGTTGTCATTCAAAGGTCTGGCTGCACTTACCCAGAGAAGCCTGATTTTCATTGA